A section of the Paracoccaceae bacterium genome encodes:
- a CDS encoding FAD-dependent oxidoreductase, translating into MARPQTYSIASLLRHGLNHHTNWPRAWRSPPLRDSYDVIIIGAGGHGLATAYHLARDHGITNVAVLERGWLGGGNIARNTVTIRSNYMRDASIPFYVKSVAMYEGLTKALNFNMMHSKRTMVDVVQTYPKLRELRRRQLTMDIYGATYEQISEAEVRRRIPALTGGGPDARLPIIGGMVHTDAGVNRHDAVAWGYARAIDAMGVEIHQQTPVESLVRASDGAITGVQTIKGLVCAPKVVVAVSGHTTTLTETAGLKLPLRTMNLTAFVSEPVKPLVDVIVNCPDAGFYFSQSDKGEMVIGGAPDMGQSFRRDIKQNVFEDTVTAMLSLFPSFKKLKLMRQWGGHLDIAHDASPIMDETDVPGLFITAGWWGGYKAIPAGGLTLAHLVATGQPHDLMSKFTMKRFRHLDYVMEAGTTTAR; encoded by the coding sequence ATGGCCCGCCCACAGACATACTCCATCGCCTCGCTGCTGCGTCACGGGCTGAACCACCACACCAACTGGCCGCGCGCCTGGCGTAGCCCGCCGCTGAGGGACAGCTATGATGTCATCATCATCGGCGCGGGCGGGCATGGGCTGGCGACGGCCTATCATCTGGCGCGCGATCACGGGATCACCAATGTCGCGGTGCTGGAACGCGGCTGGCTGGGGGGCGGCAATATCGCGCGCAACACGGTCACGATCCGATCCAACTATATGCGCGATGCCTCGATCCCGTTCTACGTCAAATCGGTTGCGATGTACGAAGGGCTGACCAAGGCGCTGAACTTCAACATGATGCACTCCAAACGCACCATGGTGGATGTGGTGCAGACCTATCCGAAATTGAGAGAGCTTCGGCGCCGTCAGCTGACAATGGACATTTATGGCGCGACCTATGAGCAGATTTCGGAGGCCGAGGTTCGCCGACGCATCCCGGCGCTGACAGGCGGTGGGCCGGATGCCCGCCTGCCGATCATCGGGGGCATGGTGCATACGGACGCAGGCGTGAACCGCCATGATGCGGTGGCCTGGGGCTACGCGCGGGCAATTGATGCGATGGGGGTCGAGATCCACCAGCAGACGCCGGTGGAAAGCCTGGTGCGGGCGTCGGATGGCGCGATTACGGGCGTGCAGACCATTAAGGGGTTGGTGTGCGCGCCAAAGGTCGTCGTGGCAGTATCGGGGCACACCACAACGCTGACCGAAACGGCGGGGCTGAAGCTGCCGCTGCGCACCATGAACCTGACGGCCTTCGTCTCAGAGCCCGTCAAACCGCTGGTCGATGTGATCGTGAATTGCCCCGACGCGGGCTTCTATTTCAGCCAGTCCGACAAGGGCGAAATGGTGATTGGCGGCGCGCCAGACATGGGCCAGTCCTTCCGGCGCGACATCAAGCAGAACGTGTTCGAGGATACGGTCACCGCGATGCTGTCGCTGTTCCCCTCATTCAAGAAGCTCAAGCTGATGCGGCAATGGGGCGGGCATCTGGACATTGCGCATGATGCCTCGCCCATCATGGACGAAACGGATGTGCCGGGGCTGTTCATCACGGCGGGCTGGTGGGGCGGCTATAAGGCGATCCCGGCGGGCGGGCTGACGCTGGCGCATCTGGTTGCGACCGGGCAGCCGCATGATCTGATGTCGAAATTCACCATGAAACGGTTCCGTCACCTCGACTATGTGATGGAAGCCGGCACCACGACGGCCCGGTAG
- a CDS encoding ABC transporter permease subunit (The N-terminal region of this protein, as described by TIGR01726, is a three transmembrane segment that identifies a subfamily of ABC transporter permease subunits, which specificities that include histidine, arginine, glutamine, glutamate, L-cystine (sic), the opines (in Agrobacterium) octopine and nopaline, etc.), translating to MQKFVSRLKWPDYLIAAVLLVFFGYIWVSIEGTLNYKWRWELIPSYIIGWHTGREEYFANLLLQGLMATIRISIYACILALILGTILGVARCSANLTIRMLARTYLEFLRNIPPVVVVFIFFFFLSQQLIDALDLARWSRSIARQDDIWLWEFFFGDMRRFPSLISGVIVLALFESAFVGEIVRAGIQSVPKGQREAARSIGMSRTQELRYIVLPQAMKKVVPPMANQFITLIKDSSIISLISVQELTYKTVELVASSRMIFEAWITTAAFYFIVCFGLSRLFARLEKRSDLR from the coding sequence GTGCAAAAATTCGTCAGCAGATTGAAATGGCCAGACTATCTGATCGCGGCGGTGCTGCTCGTGTTCTTCGGCTATATCTGGGTGTCGATAGAAGGCACGCTGAACTACAAATGGCGGTGGGAGCTGATCCCCAGCTACATCATCGGCTGGCACACCGGGCGCGAGGAATATTTCGCCAACCTGCTGTTGCAGGGCTTGATGGCCACCATCCGGATCAGCATCTACGCCTGTATTCTGGCACTGATCCTCGGCACGATCCTTGGGGTGGCGCGTTGCTCTGCCAACCTGACCATTCGCATGCTGGCGCGGACCTATCTGGAGTTCCTGCGCAACATCCCGCCCGTGGTGGTGGTCTTCATCTTCTTCTTCTTCCTGTCGCAACAGTTGATCGACGCGCTGGATCTGGCCCGCTGGTCCCGCAGCATTGCCCGGCAGGACGACATCTGGCTGTGGGAGTTCTTCTTCGGCGATATGCGCCGCTTCCCCTCGCTGATCTCGGGCGTCATCGTTCTGGCCCTGTTCGAAAGCGCCTTCGTGGGCGAGATTGTGCGCGCCGGTATCCAGTCTGTCCCCAAGGGCCAGCGCGAGGCTGCACGCTCCATCGGGATGAGCCGCACGCAAGAGCTGCGCTATATCGTGCTGCCGCAGGCGATGAAAAAGGTCGTCCCGCCGATGGCCAACCAGTTCATCACGCTGATCAAGGACAGCTCGATCATCTCGCTGATTTCGGTGCAAGAGCTGACGTATAAGACCGTTGAACTCGTCGCTTCGTCCCGAATGATATTCGAGGCATGGATCACCACGGCGGCGTTCTATTTCATCGTCTGTTTCGGCCTCAGCCGGTTGTTTGCGCGGCTCGAAAAACGCTCGGACCTGCGGTGA
- a CDS encoding transporter substrate-binding domain-containing protein produces the protein MKLPRRLFGLALAATATIGLALPANAQEQSVIETIKQDGVIRIGLSLFVPWSMRDKNGDLIGYELDVGRQLAEDMGVEVEFVPTAWDGIIPALVSGNFDVIISGMSYTPQRNLTVNFSDPYAFTGLAILANKEMTAGMSLEDMNSPDVTFAARRGATPAVVIAENFPQAEQLLFDEDGASTQEVLNGNAHATMASQPTPNREAGRNPETLTVIEGDLFDPRGEGFVMRKGDPDALNYFNNWIAQQWRTGWLEERHNYWFATEEWADQVAQ, from the coding sequence ATGAAACTGCCAAGAAGACTTTTCGGCCTGGCCCTTGCGGCCACCGCAACCATCGGCCTTGCGCTGCCTGCAAATGCGCAAGAGCAATCTGTGATCGAAACCATCAAACAGGATGGCGTCATTCGCATCGGCCTGTCGCTGTTTGTGCCGTGGTCCATGCGCGACAAGAACGGCGATCTGATCGGTTACGAACTGGATGTGGGCCGCCAGCTGGCCGAGGACATGGGCGTCGAGGTCGAGTTTGTGCCAACCGCTTGGGATGGCATCATCCCGGCACTGGTGTCGGGCAACTTTGACGTGATCATTTCGGGCATGTCCTACACGCCGCAGCGGAACCTGACGGTCAACTTCTCGGACCCATACGCCTTCACGGGTCTGGCCATTCTGGCCAACAAGGAAATGACGGCGGGCATGTCGCTTGAAGACATGAACTCCCCCGATGTGACCTTTGCCGCACGGCGCGGCGCAACGCCTGCCGTGGTCATCGCCGAGAACTTCCCGCAGGCCGAGCAGTTGCTGTTTGATGAGGACGGCGCGTCAACCCAGGAGGTGCTGAACGGAAACGCGCACGCCACCATGGCCTCGCAGCCTACGCCGAACCGCGAAGCAGGGCGCAACCCCGAGACCCTGACCGTTATCGAAGGCGATCTGTTCGATCCGCGCGGTGAAGGTTTCGTGATGCGCAAGGGTGACCCGGATGCGCTCAATTACTTCAACAACTGGATCGCCCAGCAGTGGCGCACCGGCTGGCTGGAAGAGCGTCACAACTATTGGTTCGCCACGGAAGAGTGGGCCGATCAGGTCGCTCAGTAA
- a CDS encoding ABC transporter permease subunit (The N-terminal region of this protein, as described by TIGR01726, is a three transmembrane segment that identifies a subfamily of ABC transporter permease subunits, which specificities that include histidine, arginine, glutamine, glutamate, L-cystine (sic), the opines (in Agrobacterium) octopine and nopaline, etc.): MSVTDTTALRGQPLPEAPPVQRFFSSTGTSVAIYLAVIGLICWGSYTGAQNMGYNWQWYRVPQYLYSFTDDGFQLGELLIGLGATLQLSVTAFALACVLGLVIALLRLSGLVIGSAVAIGFLEFVRNIPLLVLLYLFYYVLGPIFGFDRYWASILTLGVFHAALISEILRAGINAVAQGQWEAAKSIGMSPSQTYRYIILPQSVRFMLPPMTGEVVHLIKSSAIVSVIAVAELTTFGRNIISDTYMSFEIWFTVAMVYMVVTLILSVGVSYVERRYAVDQ, from the coding sequence ATGAGCGTGACTGACACCACGGCCCTTCGCGGGCAGCCACTTCCCGAAGCCCCGCCTGTGCAGCGGTTTTTCAGCTCGACCGGCACCTCGGTCGCGATCTATCTGGCGGTGATCGGTCTGATCTGCTGGGGGTCCTACACCGGTGCCCAGAACATGGGCTACAACTGGCAATGGTATCGGGTTCCGCAGTATCTTTACAGTTTCACCGATGACGGGTTCCAGCTTGGCGAATTGCTGATCGGGCTGGGGGCGACATTGCAATTGTCGGTGACGGCCTTCGCGCTGGCCTGCGTGCTGGGGCTTGTGATTGCCTTGTTGCGCCTGTCAGGTCTGGTCATCGGCTCGGCGGTTGCGATTGGCTTCCTCGAATTCGTTCGCAACATCCCGCTACTGGTGCTGCTGTACCTGTTCTACTACGTTCTTGGCCCGATTTTCGGATTTGATCGTTACTGGGCCTCGATCCTGACATTGGGCGTATTCCACGCCGCGCTGATTTCCGAAATCCTGCGGGCAGGCATCAACGCCGTTGCGCAGGGCCAGTGGGAAGCCGCGAAATCCATCGGGATGAGCCCTTCACAGACCTATCGCTATATCATCCTGCCGCAATCGGTGCGCTTCATGCTGCCGCCGATGACCGGCGAGGTCGTGCATCTGATCAAATCTTCCGCAATTGTCAGCGTGATCGCAGTGGCCGAACTGACCACCTTCGGGCGCAACATCATCTCGGACACGTACATGAGTTTCGAAATCTGGTTCACTGTCGCCATGGTCTACATGGTCGTGACCCTGATCCTTTCTGTCGGCGTAAGCTATGTCGAGCGGAGATACGCCGTCGACCAATAA
- a CDS encoding ATP-binding cassette domain-containing protein, producing the protein MNATSPIIEATNLDKFYGDFHALKDVDLTVYQGQKMVICGPSGSGKSTLIRCFNGLEWHNSGKLVIDGIEVHEHAKEIRALRQEVGMVFQQFNLFPHLTVLENLTIGPMKVRKISQKQAQETARQYLERVHIPEQAEKYPAQLSGGQQQRVAIARSLCMETRIMLFDEPTSALDPEMINEVLDVMVELADTGMTMVVVTHEMGFARKVADTMVFMEGGRIVEVSPPEQFFTNPSSERCRLFLDQILEH; encoded by the coding sequence ATGAACGCCACTTCCCCCATCATCGAGGCGACGAACCTCGACAAATTCTACGGCGATTTTCATGCGCTGAAGGACGTCGACCTGACTGTGTATCAGGGTCAGAAGATGGTGATCTGCGGGCCGTCCGGGTCGGGGAAATCCACCCTGATCCGGTGCTTCAACGGGTTGGAGTGGCATAATTCCGGCAAGCTGGTGATTGACGGGATCGAGGTTCACGAACACGCCAAGGAAATCCGCGCGCTGCGCCAGGAAGTCGGCATGGTGTTCCAGCAGTTCAACCTGTTTCCCCACCTTACGGTTCTGGAAAACCTGACCATCGGCCCGATGAAGGTCCGCAAGATCAGCCAGAAGCAGGCGCAAGAGACGGCGCGCCAGTATCTTGAACGGGTTCACATTCCCGAACAGGCGGAAAAATATCCCGCGCAACTGTCGGGCGGGCAGCAACAGCGCGTCGCCATCGCACGATCTTTATGTATGGAAACCCGGATCATGCTGTTTGACGAACCCACCTCGGCGCTGGACCCCGAGATGATCAACGAAGTGCTGGATGTCATGGTCGAATTGGCCGACACTGGCATGACTATGGTCGTCGTTACCCACGAAATGGGCTTTGCCCGCAAGGTTGCCGACACGATGGTCTTCATGGAGGGAGGCCGCATCGTCGAAGTTTCGCCCCCCGAACAGTTCTTCACCAACCCGTCCAGCGAGCGTTGCCGCCTGTTCCTCGATCAGATCCTCGAGCACTGA
- a CDS encoding peroxidase-related enzyme (This protein belongs to a clade of uncharacterized proteins related to peroxidases such as the alkylhydroperoxidase AhpD.) — translation MSAWIRMISDEDADDLLTSALDHARTPHGTVDNVMRVHSLRPSTMNGHVVLYRACLHDTANSIPTWFQEVISSYVSTLNDCPYSYANHWSNARHLIADDDRADVIEAALQAHAPEQAFEGAQLAALRYADKLTRQPGNMIEADVASLRQSGWDDGEILEINQIVGYFNYANRLLNGLGVTTAGDVVGYYKND, via the coding sequence ATGTCCGCCTGGATTCGCATGATTTCAGACGAAGATGCTGACGATCTGCTGACAAGCGCGCTTGACCATGCGCGTACTCCGCATGGAACGGTCGACAATGTGATGCGCGTGCATTCATTGCGGCCCAGCACGATGAACGGGCATGTCGTGCTGTATCGCGCCTGCCTGCACGATACCGCCAATTCGATTCCCACCTGGTTTCAAGAGGTCATCAGCTCCTACGTTTCGACGTTGAACGATTGCCCGTATTCCTATGCCAATCACTGGTCCAACGCGCGCCATCTGATCGCTGACGATGACCGCGCCGATGTCATCGAAGCGGCGCTGCAGGCGCATGCGCCTGAACAGGCTTTTGAGGGGGCGCAACTGGCCGCGCTGCGTTATGCCGACAAGTTGACGCGCCAGCCGGGCAACATGATCGAGGCTGATGTCGCCAGCCTGCGCCAGTCGGGCTGGGATGATGGTGAGATATTAGAGATCAACCAGATCGTCGGCTATTTCAACTATGCCAACCGCCTGTTGAACGGGCTGGGGGTGACCACTGCGGGTGACGTCGTCGGCTATTACAAGAATGACTGA
- a CDS encoding helix-turn-helix domain-containing protein, with amino-acid sequence MTEIGISAEPPERKIDRAIGASLKELRQHRGQSARWLAEQSGISAAMVSRIENGLVSPSIGTLSALATALEVPIVSLFREAQTDHTDYSLVRHGEGLKSTRIADGHSHDYVNLATHVRKDLHFLARRVTLTRDGGKPPTYVGHGVVFIQVLEGEAIYRYGKTRMTLGAGDTISVDAELNHGFVDILTDEFVFLSVQAERP; translated from the coding sequence ATGACTGAGATCGGGATCAGTGCCGAGCCGCCTGAGCGTAAGATAGATCGCGCAATTGGCGCGTCGCTGAAAGAACTGCGCCAGCATCGCGGACAATCGGCACGCTGGCTGGCGGAACAATCGGGCATTTCGGCCGCGATGGTCAGCCGGATTGAAAACGGGCTGGTCTCACCCTCGATCGGGACGTTGTCGGCGCTGGCAACCGCACTGGAGGTTCCAATCGTGTCGCTGTTCCGCGAAGCGCAGACAGACCACACCGACTATTCGCTTGTTCGCCATGGTGAAGGTCTGAAATCGACCCGGATCGCCGATGGCCACAGCCACGACTACGTCAATCTGGCCACCCATGTGCGCAAGGATCTGCACTTTCTGGCGCGCCGCGTGACACTGACCCGTGACGGGGGCAAACCACCGACCTATGTCGGCCACGGTGTCGTTTTCATACAGGTTCTCGAAGGGGAAGCGATCTATCGCTATGGCAAGACCCGCATGACGCTGGGTGCGGGCGATACAATCAGCGTGGACGCCGAACTGAACCACGGCTTTGTTGACATATTGACCGACGAATTCGTTTTTCTGTCGGTTCAGGCAGAAAGGCCTTAG
- a CDS encoding succinylglutamate desuccinylase has protein sequence MSTQKTPSRLTLTLDLDAPGKQVGDLMLRWSDNSNPLGYHPIPVISINGGAGPTVLICAGTHGDEFEGPAAIMRLAGQLDPDRLTGQVILLPALNAPAFAASARVSPLDGANLNRAFPGDASGGPTAMIADFVEQVLLPRCDGAIDLHSGGKASFFMPCALATQSADPDLRKANLALAHAFGLPMIWELGAHNDNRSVNSAAERAGVPMIAAELGGGGGVDPDITDAAEAGLLRCLGHLGILGDAPAPVEARRVEVTSVMQSIYAPGTGVFDRAIRAGQDVRAGDIAGQFHFVMEPERASRTIRFPADGLVLAHSCRGNVQRGELLALVVQDVTG, from the coding sequence ATGAGCACGCAGAAAACACCCAGCCGCCTGACCCTGACCCTCGACCTGGACGCGCCCGGAAAACAGGTCGGCGACCTGATGCTGCGCTGGTCGGACAATTCCAATCCGCTTGGATACCACCCGATCCCGGTGATCTCGATAAACGGAGGGGCCGGGCCGACGGTTTTGATTTGCGCGGGAACCCACGGGGATGAGTTTGAGGGGCCAGCCGCGATCATGCGACTGGCGGGTCAGCTGGACCCCGACCGGCTGACCGGGCAGGTGATCCTGCTGCCTGCGTTGAATGCGCCCGCATTCGCCGCCTCGGCCCGGGTGTCGCCGCTGGATGGCGCGAACCTGAACCGGGCGTTTCCGGGCGACGCGAGTGGCGGACCAACGGCGATGATCGCCGATTTCGTCGAACAGGTTCTGCTGCCACGCTGCGACGGCGCGATTGATCTTCATTCCGGCGGCAAGGCGTCCTTCTTCATGCCCTGCGCCCTGGCTACGCAGTCTGCCGATCCCGATCTGCGCAAGGCAAACCTCGCCCTGGCGCATGCCTTCGGCCTGCCGATGATCTGGGAGTTGGGGGCGCATAACGACAACCGATCCGTCAATTCAGCTGCCGAACGCGCCGGGGTGCCGATGATCGCGGCTGAACTGGGCGGTGGCGGCGGCGTCGATCCCGACATTACAGACGCGGCAGAGGCCGGGCTGTTGCGCTGCCTCGGGCACCTCGGAATCCTCGGTGATGCGCCCGCACCGGTTGAGGCGCGCCGGGTCGAGGTTACCTCGGTTATGCAGTCGATCTATGCGCCGGGGACGGGAGTGTTTGACCGCGCCATCCGCGCCGGCCAGGATGTCCGGGCGGGTGATATCGCCGGGCAGTTCCACTTCGTGATGGAGCCCGAGCGTGCGTCCCGCACGATCCGGTTTCCGGCGGACGGGTTGGTTCTGGCACACAGCTGTCGCGGCAATGTTCAACGTGGCGAGTTACTGGCGCTGGTGGTGCAGGACGTGACCGGTTGA